From Mus pahari chromosome 20, PAHARI_EIJ_v1.1, whole genome shotgun sequence, the proteins below share one genomic window:
- the LOC110337773 gene encoding glyceraldehyde-3-phosphate dehydrogenase-like: MTTVCAITATQRIIHGLSGKLWGDGRGATQDIIPISTGAAKAVGKVIPELNGKLTSIAFYIPTPNVSIVDLTCCLEKAAKYDDIKTIVKQALKDPLKGNLGYTEDQVVSYDLNSDSHSSTFGAGAGMALNDNFVKLISWYSNEYSCNSRVVDHMVYMAFKE; the protein is encoded by the coding sequence ATGACCACAGTTTGTGCCATCACTGCTACCCAAAGGATTATACATGGCCTCTCTGGGAAGCTGTGGGGTGATGGCCGTGGGGCTACCCAGGACATCATCCCTATATCTACTGGTGCTGCTAAAGCTGTGGGAAAGGTCATCCCAGAACTGAATGGGAAGCTCACTAGCATAGCTTTCTACATTCCTACCCCAAATGTGTCTATTGTAGATCTGACATGCTGCTTAGAAAAAGCTGCTAAATATGATGACATCAAGACAATAGTGAAGCAGGCACTCAAGGACCCACTAaagggcaacctgggctacactgaggaccaggttgtctcctatGACCTTAACAGTGattcccactcttccacctttggTGCTGGGGCTGGCAtggctctcaatgacaactttgtgaagctcatttcctggtacaGCAATGAATACAGCTGCAACAGCAGGGTAGTGGACCACATGGTCTATATGGCCTTCAAGGAGTAA